CCCTCCACAACAATACCCTCCACAACAATACCCTCCACAGCAATACCATCAGCCACAATACCCTCAAAAACAACAACATCGCCCGCAGACCCCCCAACAACCATATCACTCACAAAACCGCCAGAAAACAACCTTTGATCCAATCCCGATGAAATATGCTGACTTACTCCCCGCCCTGCTCGCCAAAAACCTTGTCCAGGTCAGAACACCCCCTCGTACACCAGATGTTTTACCTCCCTGGTTTCGTCATGATTTAACCTGCGCTTTCCACCAAGGGGCCCCAGGTCATGACGTTGAAAACTGCTATGTCCTGAAGAATGAAGTGCAAAAACTAGTCCGGGCCAACTTGCTATCCTTCAAAGATCAGAATCCCAATGTTCAGGCGAACCCTCTGCCGAACCATGGGCCTGCTGTCAACATGATACAAGATGGTGATGAAGACGGGGTCATCCTGAACGTCCGGCACGTTCGAACTCCCCTGGTCCCAATACATATCAAGATGTGCGAGGCAGCTCTGTTTGACCATGATCATGCAGCGTGTGAAATATGTCCTGTGAATGTAAGAGGATGCCCGAAGGTACAAGAGGACGTACAAGGGCTGATAGACAGCAGAGAACTTATCATCACGAGGAAGGACAAAGAAGTGTGCGTCATTACCCCCGAGTTTCAGCGGTTGGAAATAAGCTATAACAGTGGGGAATCAACTACTACTCCACTGGTGATTAGCTTGCCAGGACCTATGCCGTATGCTTCTCTAAAAGCGGTCCCTTACAAGTATAGTGCCACGATGTTGGAAGGTGGGCAGGAGGTGCCTTTACCCTCTCTAACTCCTGCGATTTCTGTGGACAACATTGCTAGTGACAGTAAGGTTCTGAGGAATGGACGTGTTATCCCCACATTGTTTGCAAAGAAAGTGAATGATCCGGCAGTTAAACAGGTGACAGCGAACGGCCCCGGTACAAGGAAGGAAGTAGGCCAATCCAATGGGACTAGTAAGAATTCTGATCATGACGAAATTCTGAAACTGATCCAGAAGAGTGAGTATAAAGTAGTAGACCAGCTGCTGCAAACTCCCTCTAAGATATCCATTTTGTCTCTGCTATTGAACTCAGAAGCACACCGTGAGGCTCTAATGAAGGTGTTAGACCAAGCTTTTGTGGAGAGGGACGTGACTGTTAATCAATTGGACAGTATAGTAGGAAACATTACTGCCTgcaataatttaagttttagtgATGAAGAGCTTCCTGAGGAGGGGAGGAACCACAATCTGGCGTTACATATATCGGTGAACTGCAAGTCTGATGCTCTGTCGAATGTACTTGTGGACACCGGTTCCTCATTGAACGTAATGGCCAAATCCACATTAGGTCAACTCTCCTACCAGGGGCCTCCCATGAGAAGAAGCGGGGTGGTTGTCAAAGCATTTGATGGATCAAGAAAGTCTGTTATCGGGGAGGTTGATTTGCCCATTACAATTGGGCCGTTTGTTTTCCAAATTACATTCCAGGTGATGGATATCCAAGCCGCATACAGTTGCCTTTTGGGTAGGCCGTGGATCCATGAAGCTGGGGCCGTGACATCCACTTTGCATCAAAAGCTGAAGTTTGTCAGAAATGGGAGATTGATCACTGTGAGTGGAGAGGAAGCCTTGTTGGTTAGTCATTTGTCAGCTTTTTCCTTTATTGGTGCTGATGAAGTAGAAGGAACCTCTTTCCAAGGCCTGACTGTAGAGGGTAAAAAGCCAGAGAAGAATGAAGTGTCTTTTGCTACTTGGAAGAGCGCACAGAAAGTGGTGCAGGAGGGAACAGGTGTAGGATGGGGAAAAGTTGTGCAGTTGATAGAGAGTAAAAACCGTGAAGGACTGGGATTTGCTTCCTCTGCAGGATCCGCAACGAACAGTGTTGGATCAAGCTCCATTACTAGCACCTTTTGTAGCGCCGGGTTCATCAACAACTCGCCAGAAGCCAATGCTGTCTTGGAAGACGTTCCTGAAGAGAGAGTACTTGCATTTGTCACACCTGGAAAACTTGTCCGCAACTGGGACGCGGTTGACGTCCCTTCAGTAGTTCATGCATCAAAGTAATGTGTCTTTGTTTTctctgtttgtttgtttttcaaaaaaaagatCCTTTCGTCTTGCCCAGGACGAAAGCGCAATCATGTAGGGCTGTTTTGTTTCAAACACTACTCTTATTAATGGAAAATGTGGTTTATCCCAATATCTATACTTATTGCTCTTGCTGGAAAATGGTAACacaaaaaacccaaaaatattttatttttgttttctgatttcaattaattaaaaaaaaaagtctgcaTTGTACACTCATTTTTCTAAagtcaatcatcaatcatatgCAGACTAGGCATTTATGAGCCCGTTGAACATAATAACCCTGCACTCTCTCCCAACTTCGAATCTCCTGTCTACGAGGCTGAAGAGGAGGAGGATGATGAAATCCCGGAGGAACTTGCTCGGTTATtggaatatgaaaagaaaaccaTTCGGCCTCATGAGGAGGTAGTAGAGGTGATTAACTTGGGAACCGAGGAAGATAAGAAGGAAGTCAAGATTGGGGCATCGCTTGAGGTAACTGTCAAACGAAGGGTGATTGAATTGCTCAAAGAATATGTCGATGTGTTCGCATGGTCGTACCAGGATATGCCCGGCTTGGATCCCCGTATTGTGGAGCACCGTTTGCCTTTGAAGCCCGAATGCCCACCGGtcaaacagaaactgagaagaaCTCGCCCTGACATGGCTCTCAAGATCAAAGAGGAAGTACAGAAGCAGATCGATGCAGGTTTTCTTGTCACATCAGAATATCCTCAATGGTTAGCCAACATAGTGCCTGTTCCAAAAAGGGACGGCAAGGTCAGGATGTGCGTCGACTACCGGGATTTGAACAAGGCTAGTCCGAAAGATGATTTTCCTCTACCTCACGTCGATGTGTTGGTTGACAGCGCTGCAAAGTCTAGAGTCttctccttcatggacggtttctctgggtACAATCAGATCAAGATGGCAGTTGAAGACAGAGAAAAGACGTCTTTCATCACGCCTTGGGGCACTTTTTGTTACAGGGTAATGCCTTTTGGGTTGATAAATGCAGGTGCCACTTACCAAAGAGGCATGACCACTCTCTTTCATGACATGATGCACAAAGAGATAGAAGTGTACGTGGATGATATGATTGTCAAGTCAGGCACTGAAGAAGAACATGTCGAGTACTTGCTGAAGATGTTTCAACGGCTGAGAAAGTACCAACTTCGACTGAATCCCAACAAATGTACCTTTGGTGTTAGATCTGGAAAACTCTTGGGTTTCATTGTCAGTCAGaaaggtattgaagtagatcctgacAAGGTCAAGGCCATTAGAGAAATGCCGGTTCCACAAACAGAGAAACAAGTGAGAGGTTTTCTTGGGCGTCTAAATTACATTTCTCGTTTCATCTCGCACATGACAGCCACGTGCGGACctatattcaagttgcttcgaAAAGACCAAGGGGTTGTTTGGACCGAAGATTGTCAAAAGGCTTTTGATAGTATCAAGAATTATCTGCTAGAACCTCCAATTCTTATACCTCCAGTTGAAGGAAGACCTCTGATTATGTACTTGACTGTGTTAGGAGATTCTATGGGCTGTGTGCTCGGACAACAGGATGAAACCGGAAGGAAAGAGCATGCCGTCTACtacttgagcaagaagtttacagATTGTGAGTCCAGGTACTCCCTACTtgagaaaacttgttgtgcactaGCCTGGGCTGCCAAGCGTCTTCGTCACTACATGATTAACCACACCACCTGGCtaatatccaagatggacccgatcAAGTATATCTTTGAGAAGCCCGCTCTGACAGGAAGAATTGCTCGTTGGCAGATGTTGTTATCCGAGTATGATATCGAATACCGCACCCAGAAGGCAATTAAGGGGAGTGTTCTTGCTGATCATTTGGCTCACCAACCAATTGAGGACTATCAACCCATCAAGTTTGACTTTCCGGATGAAGAGATTATGTACTTGAAGATGAAGGATTGTGATGAACCATTACTTGGAGAAGGTCCAGATCCCGAGTCCAGATGGGGTTTGATTTTTGATGGAGCCGTGAATGTCTTTGGCAATGGAATTGGGGCAGTTATTATCACTCCTGAAggtaatcatctccctttcgctGCAAGGTTACAGTTCAATTGCACTAACAATATGGcagaatatgaagcatgtgtcCTGGGCATTGAAAAAGCCATCGACTTGAGAATCAAGAACCTTGACATTTACGGGGATTCAGCTCTCGTAATCAACCAAAtcaaaggagaatgggaaactcgCCACCCCGGCTTGATTCCATACAAAGATTATGCAAGGCGTTTGCTAACCTTCTTCAACAAAGTGGAGCTTCACCACATCCCTCGTGATGAGAACCAGATGGCAGATGCGTTAGCAACTTTATCCTCCATGTACGAAGTGAGTCACCGGAACAATTTGCCAACAATCAGAATTCAGCGCCTCGAGAGGCCCGCTCACGTGTTTGCAGTCGAAGAGGTTGTTGATGATAAGCCCTGGTTCCATGATATTAAGTGTTTCCTCCAAAGTCAGGAATATCCACCTGGAGCATCCAACAAAGACAGGAGAACTTTGAGAAGATTGTCTGGTAATTTCTTCCTAGATGGGGATGTTTTGTACAAAAGAAACTTTGACATGGTACTACTCAGGTGTGTAGATAAGCAAGAAGCAGAATTTTTGATGCATGAGGTACATGAAGGCTCCTTTGGAACTCACTCCAGTGGACATGCAATGGCCAGGAAGTTGTTGAGAGCAGGTTACTACTGGATGTCGATGGAAACAGATTGTTGCAAGCATGccaggaagtgccacaaatgccAGATTTATGCTGACAGAATTCACGTACCACCAACTACACTTAATGTTCTTTCTTCTCCGTGGCCTTTCTCTATGTGGGGCATCGATATGATTGGTAGAATCGAACCGAAAGCTTCAAACGGGCATCGTTTCATTCTAGTGGCTattgattacttcaccaagtgggttgAAGCAGCATCTTATGCAAATGTGACTAAGCAAGTCGTGGTCCGCTTTATCAAGAATCAGATCATCTGCCGTTATGGTGTGCCCAACAGAATCATTACAGATAATGGAACgaacttgaataacaagatgatgaaagATTTGTGTGAAGAGTTCAAGATTGAGCATCACAATTCTTCTCCTTACAGACCTCAAATGAATGGCGCAGTTGAAGCTGCaaacaagaatattaagaagatagTGCAGAAGATGGTGGTAACATACAAAGACTGGCATGAGATGTTACCGTATGCTTTGCATGGGTATCGCACTTCAGTGCGCACCTCAACAGGGGCAACCCCCTTCTCTTTGGTGTATGGCACGGAAGCAGTACTCCCTGTGGAGATTGAGATTCCATCAATGAGAGTTCTAATGGAGGCCCAGTTATCAGAAACTGAATGGTGCCAAAGCAGATATGATCAGTTGAATCTAATTGAAGAAAAACGCATGAAGGCCTTGTGCCACGGACAACTTTATCAACAGAGGATGAAGCAAGCTTTCGACAAGAAGGTTCGTCCTCGTGTGTTTCAAGAAGGAGATCTTGTGCTCAAGAAGGTTTTATCTTTCCAACCCGATTCTAGGGGCAAGTGGACGCCTAATTACGAAGGCCCATATGTCGTCAAGAGAGCTTTCTCTGGTGGTGCACTGACTCTTACGACTATGGATGGGGATGAGCTCCCTCGTCCCGTGAATGCGGATGCAGTCAAGAAATACTTtgtctaaaaataaaagaacagctCGGTAAgtcgaaaacccgaaagggcggcTTAGGCAAAAATGAGCGTCTCGGTGggttgaaaacccgaaagggcggccCAGGCAAAATTTAGAGAcatcaaacagaaaaataattagCCTGATAGgtcgaaaacccgaaagggcgatCTATGCAAAAGTTAAGGACCAAAAGACAAAGTAACTGCATCGAGCTGATCTTCGTTCATTTGAGGCACAATGGAATGTCAGGGAGACCCTGAATCTGAAGCATCCAAACAGTGGAATTCAAGGTTGTCAGAGGGAACAACGGTTATTGTGTTCAATGAACCTTCGATTTATATTTACCATTTTCCAAACTTTGTAAGATCAGTGGAGCCATGCCATTGGCAGGTCACCActctttcaaataaatttgaGCCTGTTGCCTttcatttggaattctcatttATTCAGCTTATAaaacctttcctttttttttatggtagcatttgaaacaaaatatttctcaaaatcataaattttctttcatgtcTTTTTTGAGgagcacaaacaacaaaacacttTTTCTTCGAACTTGTGAATAAGTGAAGGGTGCGTCAACAGCTACCCTGAGAATGGATAAACCTTGCAGGTTACACGTGGTCAATtgctttttttcaaaaaaaaaaaaaaaaaaaaaaaaaaaagaaaaaaaatataagcatgACCACAGAAGCACCAGCTCTTCTACCATGTTTTTGGATTGGCACGTTCTCCCCAAGAAATGTTTATTCCCCATCAGTTGCTGCATGTGCCGGGCTTTACCCCGTCACTATTTTGGTATGTCCTAGTGGCATCATCCCCATTGAAGATTGCCGAGTGTTTGTAATGCGACGTCGAGTCACTttccatcaaatctatcattcACACAATCATACAAGTCAATCCTCCATACAGTCATACAAGTCGTGTCGTCATTCAGGCATTCATACATATACACATTCATGCATAtacaacaaagacaacatcaTGCGTACATGGCTGCATTAACCATCATGAGTCTTGCTTCAATTATCTTttcatttcaatcaatcatgaaTAATTTGTAACCTTCTATTTCCCCGAGTGTCATCCCCAGTGTGTCTGATCCAAAGATGTCACCCTCTCTCCGCCAAgtggcaatttctttaatgaACAGCTTGTGCATCATTTGCCTCTGTTTCATGTCATCAGTTgactagttcggcaataacccgaacagttgacatttatctttgtttcttatcagttgactagttcggcaataacccgaacagttgacatttatctttgtttcttatcagttgactagttcggcaataacccgaacagttgacatttatctttgtttcttatcagttgactagttcggcaataacccgaacagttgacatttatctttgtttcttatcagttgactagttcggcaataacccgaacagttgacatttatctttgtttcttgtCAGTTGattagttcggcaataacctgaacagttgacatttatctttgtttcttgtCAGTTGattagttcggcaataacccgaacagttgacatttatctttgtttcttatcagttgactagttcggcaataacctgaacagttgacatttatctttgtttcttatCGGTTGACTATttcggcaataacccgaacagttgacatttatctttgtttcttatcagttggctagttcggcaataacccgaacagttgacatttatcttcAATTCTGGTCAGTTGgctagttcggcaataacccgaacATCTGACATTTATCTTTGTCCCTTTGTCGTCAGTGGCAGTTCGTCGTCAACCCGAACAGCTGACATTTATCCCCAGTAAAACCATGTGATCCCCAGTCGGACCCCGTTTCTTTGACAAAATCGGGTACCATTTGGTTTTGTTGTTCCCAGTCGAGCCATTTTCCTCGTCTTGCATTCATACTTGCATCGCAAGCATTCGCAACATTACATGCATAACAGATCATGCACAGCATCTCATGCATAACAGtgcattcatagcattttgtAGTTGAAATTGGTCAAAAATGGTGTACTCTGTATTTAAATCTCTTCGACCCGTCGCTTTAAAAGTTTCACTTTTTAAATCTCCGTAACGAAGAGACTTAAATAGGGGCATCTGTCATACCCCATTTTTGACccgtttttatttcttttttctcgtcTTTTAAGCTGGAAATTTCCATCATTTCAGATGAAATTTCGGCAGggaggtattttaaaatacctcatttttgttttgaagacgacccctttttttatttatttatttatcttttttttattattattattattattcttagttattattttcttcttttttccttttattaagtGTTTTATTATTTCcgttttttattaatatctttattagtatcttcttttcgttttttttattttacttttattttattttattttatttttattttgctgttttatattttgttttttttcctttcctttttttttttttttttcttcttttttcttttcggtTTTTTTTTGGTCCAGGCCCAGAGGGGCGCCTCGTTTTTTCACCCTAATTCTGCCCTTTAAATGCTGCATTAATTACTGTGCGCGTCAGAGGTGAATACGAACAGTCAGAATGCCGGAACAGCCAAGCCACCACTAGCCACCACTCAGCAACACCCTCCTCCTCCGTGAACCACCACCATCGGCCAAGCCTACATCAGACCCGCCACCCAACACCACAAACCACAAGCACTGCGTCAAACACCCAACACCACCAAGCCACCACAAACCACCAACGCAGCCTCCCTCAGGCCACCACCCACCACCGTacaaatcaaccacaaaaaaaCCAACAGAATCAAAATCCGAAACACATTCAAACCACAAATCACACGATTCGTACCCCTATCATCACACAGACCACAAAAACCGAACCGGCATAAACCAAAATAATACGAATCCAGAACCATACGCTACACGGCCCTAACTCACCAGTCACCAGCCCAAAGCCGTTTCAACCCAACCAAACACGAAAGAAAAGGGTAGGATTCCACCCGCTTTAAGTTTAGATCTAGGCTTGCTGTGTCGCGTCTTTTGAAAACGAACCTCAGATTCATAACGAGTGAGTGAAGAGGGTTCGAGAGGTTAAAAAAAAGAGGGGGGGGGGCTTGAGCTACTCCGGCACGGTGGCGCCGCCAGCGGCCGCCGCGCCGGGGAATGTTCATGGCCGCAGGGAACTTCGGAAAggaggagagagaagagagaaaaagagaagagagaaaaagagaagagagagaaaaagcttttgaaaaatgaaaaaaaccgGCCCCTAGCCCTTATATAGAAGCTGGACcggtttggtttttttttcccttgaaCCAAACCGGTCCGGTTCCCCCCTCTGGCCCGTTGGACTCCTCTCTGGCCcagtttctttttctctttttcttcttttccgaTTCCTACTCTCACCCCCCTTTTCCTTACtgcacccctttttttttttctctttttttacgcaccatatttattttatgtcttgcatttttatttttacgcatcatatttaattttatgccttgcatttttattttctttatttattttccagcatcatgtttaattgtttgtcttgcattttattttccagctacatatttatttttgtcttgcacttttattttctttattttatgtaccctatttatttttgccttgcatttttatttttatgtctcgcattctttttagcatcatatttattttctgtatTGCATTTTTACtttcgttttattttattttcagcatcatacttattttatgtcttgcatttttttattttattttgtttatttttttattttatgcatcatatttactttatgtcttgcatttttatttatttttagcatcatgtttattttatgtcttgcatttttattctctttttttatttatttccagcattatatttatttttatgtcttgcattttatcttctttatttattttatgcaccatatgtatttattgttttgtatttcatgcattttattatttcttctagcatatttattttaatgcatttgcaatttttatttattattgccaaTTAGAATGTATCTAGGtccaatgtaaaataaaaaaaaaaaaaatgagaatctgCACCGacactcacatttatttttatgttttccgccgaggacgatcatgtgatttgaacCGTATCCGAGGAAAAGGACCCTCACTTGATCCAATGTCATTTTAAGGGATCCGGCGCGTTTAGGCTTATCTTTACATAACTAgagatcaaaaaaaaaaaaaaaaaaaaaaaaaaaaaaaagaagaaaagaaaaaagaaaaaaagtcaaaacccaAAAACTTTCcataatcaaaatttcaaaaagggggtcaatttttattctttctttcttaatcaaatctttaatcaatccttaatcaatcaaaactttttttcaatttaaaatcaatcgaactcacttcttttatttcttctatgcCTTTTCGGCCTCTTATCTTGCCTAAACCCTTCTTTTTTCGAACtttaaaaatcaatcaaaaccaaCCACTCGACTTTCTACCCCGAACTACATGATTTTGATCCCATTCGGGTATGTAGGCAAAAGACTTTGTCTttccaaatcaataaaaataaaaacatttcttctcttttctttcaaaCCTATCTCTTTAACCTTTTCACACTTGAGCATTTATTtccaaacaaataaattaatttagcataaagataaaataagcaaGAGGTTCCTATAGAGTACTATAGACGTATAGGGTGCTAGTACCTTCCCTTTGCGTAACCAACCCCCGGACCTTTGATCTCTTAAAAACTAGGGTTTTTCGAGCTTTCTCCCTTTTCttcggaaaaataaaagatcggtGGTGATCTTAAAAATTGCGAGTCAACGCTAATCAATAGCTTGATATCCAAAAATCACCGCGACATATATACTCAACACAAGAAGCCTACACACAAGAGCTATTCATCTATAAGTACATATGTGAATCAATAGAACAAAAGAATATGTATAAAGCAATTGCAAAGGCATATAAAACTCTTGCACTTACAAAAAGTTCCACGTATAAAAATATCTGCATTTGGGCAAAAGATACTTGTTAGTTTTTCCTTTACATCCTCACAATTACACACAACATTAACAACATTTGGTGTAAGCACACCTATAGAAGTTTATTTGGCTTTAGTAGAGAGTGCAATTCACTTTAGTAAGTAAAGTAAGTAATCTCAATCATTGTTGATAAAATCAACGTTCGAAATTACGTGCATATGCATATTAATAGTAAATGTGTTGAAATATCTAGGTAGGTTTATCATCCCAGACAAAGCTTATTTACTTTACCTTTACTCACTTTAGAGGAGCcaattaaaactattatttgatGCTTGCATGCAATCACTATTCTACTCACCGCAATGCCCAAGCGACCACCAATTCCAAAAGTAGCTTGACCAATATCTAGGTAGGTTTTGAGTCCAGGTTTGCTTTCTAAACATCTTATTAATAGCATCCCAGTATAACAACACATGATAGCAAATATTAGAAGTATTATAAGGCTGAGGAACCCTCATTCTCTCATTGCATATGGAATTGTAAGAATTCCTATCCCACATAATATATTGGTTCCTTCatagaaaacaaattatttaagtCCCTGACATAATGAAGATAACATTTCTTTGTGCATAAAACAATATCATCCATGTCTTTGGCAGTGGATTGagttttaaataactaaatatttttgtaagtacATTAAAATCACCATTGTTATTTTACATTATGACAACAAGGTATATGTAGAGGATATGAACCATACGTCTACACTCAATAAGACATATATCTTAGTAATTATACGaggatgaaattaaaattatggaaTGAAGATGATAATCactgattttaaaaatgaaCATTGTTGTCGTGGCGGTGACAATTCATCCATAGAAAATATTGGATTGCTAGAGACAAGTGATTGCAAATGGGGTGTTGATGCAAAATAATTCTCTTGTTTGATTGAAGTTGTTTGAGAAACTAAAGGTAGAGTCAAAGAAGTATCCTCTTGATTTTCTTGAGATCTCTTGAATGATGTAGTAGGAGAATCACCTTTCCCTATTGAACCAATTCCCCTTAAGAAAGTAGCTTCGGATGATGTTACACTAGTTAACATGTCCATAGATTGTTTGCTCAtcatgaacaaatgaatttaagatTTTACTACTTATAGACAATctatttctttcaatttcaatcatattaattaattacttgttctttttgtttcaaattttgttaCAACCTTtgcaaacatataaaaataaaaaagttttgtgTTCAAGACAACAAATAACC
This region of Glycine max cultivar Williams 82 chromosome 7, Glycine_max_v4.0, whole genome shotgun sequence genomic DNA includes:
- the LOC100805548 gene encoding uncharacterized protein encodes the protein MHHVAFMVSKSSLTLCSLLQKGGESISRRPRKVARRILHKPTRIYNTRANRKRMDIVEQENQSLREEVATLREGMDRLTTMMSALLSAQNSQAAAAAVEQPVVSTTPLSTVTSPPLFLPPGCTWGMPPPVCGSPQPAVSEVPPPFAQQSAPVPQPNTSFPQAAMTYSAPLIHTIQQEVEPIFQAENVVAFDRMEELQERFDGMQREVEALRGRDLFGKDACELCLVPNVTIPHKFKVPDFEKYKGNSCPRSHLVMYARKMSMYTDNHKLLIHFFQDSLTGAALKWYMNLDSASIRTFNDLGEAFIRQYKYNLDMAPDRDQLRAMTQKEKETFKEYAQRWREVAAQIVPPLEEKEMTKIFLKTLSQFYYEKMVASAPTDFTEMVNMGVRLEEGVREGRLTGESAPAASNAKKFGGHFAKKKDQEVGMVAHGKPQQNFTPYRQVANVASTIPNPSYHQQRPHYPYQYPPQQYPPQQYPPQQYPPQQYHQPQYPQKQQHRPQTPQQPYHSQNRQKTTFDPIPMKYADLLPALLAKNLVQVRTPPRTPDVLPPWFRHDLTCAFHQGAPGHDVENCYVLKNEVQKLVRANLLSFKDQNPNVQANPLPNHGPAVNMIQDGDEDGVILNVRHVRTPLVPIHIKMCEAALFDHDHAACEICPVNVRGCPKVQEDVQGLIDSRELIITRKDKEVCVITPEFQRLEISYNSGESTTTPLVISLPGPMPYASLKAVPYKYSATMLEGGQEVPLPSLTPAISVDNIASDSKVLRNGRVIPTLFAKKVNDPAVKQVTANGPGTRKEVGQSNGTSKNSDHDEILKLIQKSEYKVVDQLLQTPSKISILSLLLNSEAHREALMKVLDQAFVERDVTVNQLDSIVGNITACNNLSFSDEELPEEGRNHNLALHISVNCKSDALSNVLVDTGSSLNVMAKSTLGQLSYQGPPMRRSGVVVKAFDGSRKSVIGEVDLPITIGPFVFQITFQVMDIQAAYSCLLGRPWIHEAGAVTSTLHQKLKFVRNGRLITVSGEEALLVSHLSAFSFIGADEVEGTSFQGLTVEGKKPEKNEVSFATWKSAQKVVQEGTGVGWGKVVQLIESKNREGLGFASSAGSATNSVGSSSITSTFCSAGFINNSPEANAVLEDVPEERVLAFVTPGKLVRNWDAVDVPSVVHASKLGIYEPVEHNNPALSPNFESPVYEAEEEEDDEIPEELARLLEYEKKTIRPHEEVVEVINLGTEEDKKEVKIGASLEVTVKRRVIELLKEYVDVFAWSYQDMPGLDPRIVEHRLPLKPECPPVKQKLRRTRPDMALKIKEEVQKQIDAGFLVTSEYPQWLANIVPVPKRDGKVRMCVDYRDLNKASPKDDFPLPHVDVLVDSAAKSRVFSFMDGFSGYNQIKMAVEDREKTSFITPWGTFCYRVMPFGLINAGATYQRGMTTLFHDMMHKEIEVYVDDMIVKSGTEEEHVEYLLKMFQRLRKYQLRLNPNKCTFGVRSGKLLGFIVSQKGIEVDPDKVKAIREMPVPQTEKQVRGFLGRLNYISRFISHMTATCGPIFKLLRKDQGVVWTEDCQKAFDSIKNYLLEPPILIPPVEGRPLIMYLTVLGDSMGCVLGQQDETGRKEHAVYYLSKKFTDCESRYSLLEKTCCALAWAAKRLRHYMINHTTWLISKMDPIKYIFEKPALTGRIARWQMLLSEYDIEYRTQKAIKGSVLADHLAHQPIEDYQPIKFDFPDEEIMYLKMKDCDEPLLGEGPDPESRWGLIFDGAVNVFGNGIGAVIITPEGNHLPFAARLQFNCTNNMAEYEACVLGIEKAIDLRIKNLDIYGDSALVINQIKGEWETRHPGLIPYKDYARRLLTFFNKVELHHIPRDENQMADALATLSSMYEVSHRNNLPTIRIQRLERPAHVFAVEEVVDDKPWFHDIKCFLQSQEYPPGASNKDRRTLRRLSGNFFLDGDVLYKRNFDMVLLRCVDKQEAEFLMHEVHEGSFGTHSSGHAMARKLLRAGYYWMSMETDCCKHARKCHKCQIYADRIHVPPTTLNVLSSPWPFSMWGIDMIGRIEPKASNGHRFILVAIDYFTKWVEAASYANVTKQVVVRFIKNQIICRYGVPNRIITDNGTNLNNKMMKDLCEEFKIEHHNSSPYRPQMNGAVEAANKNIKKIVQKMVVTYKDWHEMLPYALHGYRTSVRTSTGATPFSLVYGTEAVLPVEIEIPSMRVLMEAQLSETEWCQSRYDQLNLIEEKRMKALCHGQLYQQRMKQAFDKKVRPRVFQEGDLVLKKVLSFQPDSRGKWTPNYEGPYVVKRAFSGGALTLTTMDGDELPRPVNADAVKKYFV